Genomic DNA from Triplophysa rosa linkage group LG6, Trosa_1v2, whole genome shotgun sequence:
ctcaaaattcattttagtctgggactagttttaagccttgtctgtgaaaccagggcATAAAGGCCTATTTTGTCTGAACTGTCTGAACCAGAactgttttataatatttttttaaacaaatttctATGGAAAGATAATTCTTACTTTTCTTTACCATATTAACTATCATAGCTCCCTCGCTTTCTTTTTCTGCAACCGATATGTGAGGCCAGTAATCTCTCACTGAAAGAGGAAAACATGTCTGGAAAAAGCTGATAGCAGAATTGGAGTTCCGTAGGAATAAACACCATGGCAGCCCATCGCATTCGAGCAGCCAATCACACTGTGCTCCCTCGTTGCAAATCAGAGGGGACTCTTATCGATCTGACAGAGGGGGTGTCAGAGGCCACTCTCACAGGTATTAAATATTTCCTTCTCATTTAACTACCTTACTGTTAACCTTGTCTCTAATTCACATTTACCTCCTTCTCACAGTGCCCACTCCTAGTGCCTTACGACTGGATGGCACTGCCGCATTTGGCTCTGTCAGGGAAGTCATTGCCATTAAGGATTACTGTCCGTCCAGCTTCACCACTCTGAAGTTCTCAAAGGGAGACTGTCTTTACGTTATAGACACATCTGGTGGAGAATGGTGGTATGCACACAACAGTAAAGAGATGGGCTACATCCCAGCTGCATACGTCCAACCAATCAACTTTCGAGATTCCTCATTCAGTGATAGTGGAATGATTGACAGCTTGGGAGATATTTCCGAGGAGGTGAAAGAAATAAACCCCTCTAGGGAGTGGACAGGGCTCTCGACAACAGAATCTCGTAACGGAAATCCGTTTGTTAACAAACGTGCATCAACTAACCCTTTTCTAAATGACACAGCTGACCAGAACAGTAACCAGAATTCAGCAAATCCTTTGAGTTTTAATATTATCTCAAACAACAGCAGCACTATGAACGTTAATGGATTCGGAAGCGGGCTTTTTGACACAAACATTTTCTGCCCTGGCTCAGGAATTGGCCCAAATCTTCGCCGAGACGATTCATTTTTAAAGAGCAAGCGTTGCTTTAGCATGTCAGAACTATCCATCCTCCAGTCCCAGTCTGATGCATCTCAAGCGTCTTTGAGTTTCTTCGGTGGAATGAAATCTCCAAAACCTGAGCATTATCAAAGCAGAGAGGATTTCAAAACGGCATGGTTAAACCACCGTAAACTGACACGATCTTGCCATGATCTGGATTCCATTGGACAGAGCCCAGGCTGGGGACAGACCCAGCCTATAGAGACCAACATTGTATGTAAACTGGACAGTTCTGGTGGTGCCATACAGCTACCGAACACCAGCATTAGCATACATGTTCCTGAGGGCCATGTTGCGTCAGGCGATACTCAAGAGATATCTCTGAAGGCCTTGCTGGACCCACCCTTAGAGCTGAATAATGATAAATGTACTACTGTAAGTCCAGTGGTGGAAGTAAAACTAAGTAACATGGAAACCAAGACTCCTGTCACTTTGGAGATGAAGGTGTCCGTTGTGGTGAAGATTGAGAGCCGTAAATTGGCAGAGGTGGTGTGCGTGAGAAGCGACTGCAAGGAAGGGCCTTACATCCCGATTCCACATGCATACATGTATGGAGATACAGTCCAAGTAACTCTGGACAATTTGGAGCCTTGCATGTATGTTTCTGTGGTTGCCCAAGCTCAAGTGCTGGCTCCATACAACACAGTGTGGGAACACGTTGTAAAAAAGGTCACTATTGGGGTATATGGGCCAAAACACATCCACCCGTCCTTTAAGACGGTGGTCGCCATTTTTGGCCACGACTGCGCCCCGAAGACACTGCTAGTGAGTGACGTAAAAAAGCACTCACAGTCCACTCCACCTGTCCTCCTCCAGCTCTGGGGAAAGCACCAGTTTGTCCTCGCAAAATCTCAAGATCTTCAGGTTGGCGTTTATTCCAACATGTCCAACTTCGAAGTGAAAAGCACTGAACAGGCAAAAGGTGTGAGGGGCTTTCAGATAAAACTTGGCAAAGTGGCCCGTCTTGTCTACATGATCGGTGCCCGTGATTCTGGTGAAATTTCAGACTTTACTTTGCGAATTCAGGTCAAGGATGATAAGGATTGTATCCTTGGCCAGTTTTGTGTTCAGA
This window encodes:
- the sh3bp4 gene encoding SH3 domain-binding protein 4 gives rise to the protein MAAHRIRAANHTVLPRCKSEGTLIDLTEGVSEATLTVPTPSALRLDGTAAFGSVREVIAIKDYCPSSFTTLKFSKGDCLYVIDTSGGEWWYAHNSKEMGYIPAAYVQPINFRDSSFSDSGMIDSLGDISEEVKEINPSREWTGLSTTESRNGNPFVNKRASTNPFLNDTADQNSNQNSANPLSFNIISNNSSTMNVNGFGSGLFDTNIFCPGSGIGPNLRRDDSFLKSKRCFSMSELSILQSQSDASQASLSFFGGMKSPKPEHYQSREDFKTAWLNHRKLTRSCHDLDSIGQSPGWGQTQPIETNIVCKLDSSGGAIQLPNTSISIHVPEGHVASGDTQEISLKALLDPPLELNNDKCTTVSPVVEVKLSNMETKTPVTLEMKVSVVVKIESRKLAEVVCVRSDCKEGPYIPIPHAYMYGDTVQVTLDNLEPCMYVSVVAQAQVLAPYNTVWEHVVKKVTIGVYGPKHIHPSFKTVVAIFGHDCAPKTLLVSDVKKHSQSTPPVLLQLWGKHQFVLAKSQDLQVGVYSNMSNFEVKSTEQAKGVRGFQIKLGKVARLVYMIGARDSGEISDFTLRIQVKDDKDCILGQFCVQTPPPPPKSTSGSSVQRRFLKKKEVSKIVLSPLAATAKYPVFQDRLVKNLKFAKLLKTVIRQSKSQYLLEYLKGDVVVLLSEERIKLKGHLWTKDWYFGYYHGRIGLVHAKNILTMGKVKPVQYKEPELTTAVLLEQIVKPCMCLTYIYASVRTMLMENVASWRAFADALGYVNLPLTHFCRTEPDSEPEKVACVLEKLKEDCNAAEGKERKSFQKELMKALLKMDCQGLVARLIMDFVLLTTAVEVAGRWRELAERLAKVSRQQMEAYEAPHRDTGGQLESEAMWKPAYDFLVTWAAQIGDSYRDVIQELHTGLDKMKNPITKRWRHITGALIFVNCLDLLRSSAFSTSPQDDCAI